In Terriglobia bacterium, one genomic interval encodes:
- a CDS encoding sigma-70 family RNA polymerase sigma factor, with protein MMERRMLVELDNEIALVRLAQSGSPDAFGTLVNQYEGMVYRLVRAITTSDEDAEELLEATFLQAREDVGEFRGEERLHSWLARIAIDTAIVRLRRHGPFTGYSFDEPMNNTDAMSSPGRVQEWIHDPRHSYSKADLDAILSRALEDIETPLRIIFVLGDIEGFSVEEIADILGLSLPVVKTYRTHARLKLRANLSIWFENLSVSASK; from the coding sequence ATGATGGAACGCAGGATGCTCGTAGAACTGGACAACGAAATCGCGCTGGTTCGGCTGGCGCAGTCCGGAAGCCCCGACGCTTTCGGAACCCTCGTTAATCAATACGAGGGGATGGTTTACCGGTTGGTTCGCGCGATTACGACAAGCGACGAGGACGCTGAAGAGTTGTTGGAAGCAACCTTCTTGCAGGCGCGCGAGGATGTTGGGGAATTCCGGGGAGAGGAGCGACTCCACTCGTGGCTGGCGCGAATCGCGATTGATACGGCCATCGTCAGGTTGCGCCGGCACGGTCCTTTCACAGGTTATTCATTCGACGAACCCATGAACAATACTGACGCGATGTCATCACCCGGCCGTGTTCAGGAATGGATTCACGATCCCAGGCACAGCTATAGTAAGGCCGACCTCGACGCCATTCTGTCCAGGGCACTCGAGGATATTGAAACTCCTTTGCGGATAATCTTCGTCCTCGGCGACATAGAAGGATTCTCCGTCGAAGAGATAGCAGATATATTGGGGCTCTCACTTCCGGTTGTGAAAACCTATCGGACCCATGCCCGCCTGAAGCTGAGGGCCAACCTGAGCATCTGGTTCGAGAACCTTTCCGTTTCCGCCTCGAAATGA
- a CDS encoding HAMP domain-containing sensor histidine kinase codes for MAVEVSTIYEKRDRTFLPRKLVDSESEALPLAGFICHDLRVPLSAILAYSELMAEDNLDTFQRKDFHKEIRSAVCRMNDLISLLLEFSRPRDALRAEPSDIRKTIQCAIRAVAVRPEFSRIMTSYEHEGLDECRFDAGQVQRVVTNLVLNACEAVSPVSGRINVKSLGRRERIEITIADNGPGIPEPIRHAVFQPFVSYGKTDGTGLGLAIVQKILRGLGGDVYLERTGTEGTLFKVALPYVSSRWK; via the coding sequence ATGGCAGTTGAAGTATCGACAATTTATGAGAAGCGCGATAGGACTTTCCTGCCCCGTAAGTTAGTCGACTCGGAGTCCGAAGCTCTCCCGCTCGCCGGGTTTATCTGCCACGATCTGCGTGTGCCCCTGTCCGCCATTCTGGCATATTCAGAACTCATGGCTGAGGACAACCTGGACACGTTCCAGAGGAAAGATTTTCACAAGGAAATCCGCTCGGCCGTATGCCGGATGAATGATCTCATATCATTGCTCCTGGAGTTCTCCAGACCTCGTGATGCTCTTCGAGCAGAGCCTAGCGACATCAGGAAGACGATCCAGTGCGCAATACGGGCTGTGGCGGTGAGGCCGGAGTTCAGCCGTATTATGACCAGTTACGAACACGAGGGCCTGGATGAGTGCAGGTTCGACGCTGGACAAGTGCAGCGGGTGGTCACCAACCTCGTTCTCAATGCTTGCGAGGCGGTTTCGCCCGTCTCAGGAAGGATAAACGTCAAATCACTGGGTCGGCGCGAGCGTATCGAAATCACCATCGCAGATAACGGCCCTGGCATCCCAGAGCCGATTCGCCACGCCGTCTTCCAGCCTTTTGTGAGTTACGGCAAGACAGATGGTACCGGACTCGGATTGGCAATTGTTCAGAAAATTCTTCGCGGCCTGGGTGGGGATGTTTACCTGGAAAGAACGGGTACGGAAGGTACGCTCTTCAAAGTTGCGCTTCCCTACGTAAGCTCGCGCTGGAAATAA
- a CDS encoding isocitrate lyase/phosphoenolpyruvate mutase family protein, which produces MSVTQNERAFRFRALHEGPGSFLIPNPWDVASARILAGFGFQALATSSAASACVAGRRDHGLTRDEALAHARMIVDSTDIPVSADLGKGFGDAPDDAAQTVRLAAEAGLVGCTIEDATGDSDRPLYDDSLAVERIAAAAQVARELPFPFMLTARAHNFLYGNPDLDGTIRRLQAFEKVGADVLFAPGLPDLESVRTVCAALSKPFNFMVGIKGKSFSVPELTAAGVKRISLATSLYRAAMTGFLDAARELITTGQFSFVDRSVSTHDLNKLMRI; this is translated from the coding sequence GTGAGTGTCACTCAAAACGAAAGGGCCTTTCGCTTTCGCGCGCTACACGAAGGCCCCGGCAGCTTTCTCATTCCGAATCCGTGGGATGTCGCGTCCGCGAGGATTCTGGCTGGGTTTGGGTTCCAGGCCTTGGCCACATCGAGCGCGGCCTCTGCCTGTGTAGCGGGTCGAAGAGACCATGGACTGACGAGAGATGAGGCGCTCGCGCACGCACGCATGATTGTTGATTCGACAGATATACCCGTCTCGGCGGACTTGGGAAAAGGGTTCGGGGATGCGCCGGACGATGCTGCGCAAACGGTTCGCCTGGCGGCCGAAGCAGGCCTGGTCGGGTGTACCATCGAAGATGCGACCGGCGATTCAGACCGTCCGCTCTATGATGACAGCCTGGCGGTTGAAAGGATCGCGGCTGCCGCGCAAGTCGCGCGGGAGTTGCCTTTCCCGTTCATGCTCACTGCGCGGGCGCATAATTTCCTCTATGGCAATCCAGACCTGGATGGCACCATCCGCCGCCTTCAGGCCTTCGAAAAAGTGGGGGCCGATGTGCTGTTCGCGCCGGGGCTGCCTGACCTCGAATCGGTTCGCACGGTATGTGCAGCACTTTCGAAGCCATTCAACTTCATGGTTGGAATTAAAGGCAAGTCGTTTTCAGTTCCTGAGCTCACAGCCGCGGGAGTCAAGCGCATCAGCCTTGCCACTTCGCTGTACCGCGCGGCGATGACGGGTTTTCTCGATGCCGCACGTGAGCTGATAACGACAGGCCAGTTCTCTTTCGTCGATCGAAGCGTGTCAACGCACGATCTGAACAAGCTTATGCGGATTTAA